Proteins from a single region of Pseudarthrobacter sp. NIBRBAC000502772:
- a CDS encoding holo-ACP synthase gives MIVGIGVDVVDIERFGRQLERTPGLRDRLFVPAERELNTRSLAARFAAKEAVAKVLGAPAGMNWQDCWIGLDQHGPTIQVKGTVLAVAESKGVKRWHVSMSHDGGIATATVLAEG, from the coding sequence ATGATCGTTGGCATTGGCGTAGACGTTGTAGACATCGAGCGGTTCGGCCGCCAGCTTGAGCGCACCCCGGGGCTCCGGGACCGGCTGTTCGTGCCCGCGGAACGTGAGCTGAACACCCGCTCCCTGGCCGCGCGGTTCGCTGCCAAGGAGGCCGTGGCCAAGGTCCTCGGCGCGCCGGCCGGCATGAACTGGCAGGACTGCTGGATCGGCCTGGACCAGCACGGCCCCACTATCCAGGTCAAAGGCACGGTCCTGGCGGTGGCCGAGTCCAAGGGCGTCAAACGCTGGCACGTCTCCATGAGCCACGACGGCGGCATTGCCACCGCCACGGTCCTGGCCGAAGGCTGA
- the treY gene encoding malto-oligosyltrehalose synthase codes for MKAPASTYRLQIRSSFTLFDAAATVPYLKALGVDWVYLSPILTAEHGSDHGYDVTDPSAVDPERGGPEGLLSLSRAAREHGMGVLVDIVPNHVGVASPAQNPWWWSLLQEGRGSPYAEAFDVDWDFGAGRIRIPVLGSDDDLGLLEVADGELHYYGHRFPLAAGSYSDGDSPRAVHDRQHYELVSWRRADSELNYRRFFAVNTLAGIRVEGPWVFGQAHAEVKRWFDDGLVDGLRVDHPDGLADPARYLRWLKDLSGGAYVLVEKILEPGEELPAEFACEGTTGYDALADLDRLLVDPAGEAALDALDAQLRSGEPADYAAMILGTKRAVADGMLRSEILRLARLVPASASLSEDVAADALAQVIAAFPVYRTYLPTGEDVLREACAAAARQRPDLSNVLDVLLPLLLKPGTELGRRFQQTSGMVMAKGVEDTAFYRYTRLGTLTEVGADPSHFSLAPEEFHRRMAERQESLPLSMTTLTTHDTKRSEDTRARISVIAELPDEWAATLDTLRGLAPVPDGPFENLLWQAVIGAWPASRERLQAYAEKAAREAANSTTWTDPDEKFEARVKAAVDAVFDDARVTTAIEDFVARTDAFAASNSLSLKLLQLTMPGVPDVYQGTEFRDRSLADPDNRRAVDFKRRESALAALDAGTSPADFRDEAAKLLLTSRALRLRRDRPELFQGYRPVLASHAAADHLVAFDRGADSSRTGALTLATRLPVGLERAGGWRDTAVELSTAMRDELTGRTHGPGPVPVAGILQQYPVALLAPVNGDNT; via the coding sequence GTGAAGGCTCCGGCGTCCACCTACCGGCTCCAGATCCGCAGCAGCTTCACACTCTTTGATGCGGCTGCGACCGTTCCGTACCTGAAGGCATTGGGTGTTGATTGGGTCTACCTGTCGCCGATCCTGACGGCGGAACATGGGTCCGATCACGGCTATGACGTGACGGATCCGTCGGCGGTGGACCCGGAGCGGGGTGGACCGGAAGGGCTGCTTTCCCTTTCGAGGGCCGCGCGGGAGCACGGCATGGGCGTGCTGGTGGACATCGTCCCCAACCATGTGGGCGTGGCCTCGCCGGCACAGAACCCGTGGTGGTGGTCGCTGCTGCAGGAAGGGCGTGGCTCGCCTTACGCGGAAGCGTTCGACGTCGACTGGGACTTTGGTGCAGGCCGGATCCGGATCCCCGTCCTGGGCAGCGATGACGACCTCGGACTTTTGGAGGTTGCAGATGGCGAGCTCCACTATTACGGCCACCGCTTTCCATTGGCCGCAGGTTCATACTCCGACGGCGACTCTCCGCGGGCTGTGCATGACCGGCAGCACTACGAGCTCGTCTCCTGGCGCCGGGCGGACAGCGAGCTGAACTACCGGCGGTTCTTCGCGGTCAACACCCTGGCGGGCATCCGGGTGGAGGGCCCCTGGGTCTTCGGCCAGGCCCATGCCGAGGTGAAGCGCTGGTTCGACGACGGCCTGGTTGACGGGCTGCGTGTGGACCACCCGGACGGCCTGGCGGATCCTGCCAGGTATCTTCGCTGGCTCAAGGACCTCAGCGGCGGAGCCTACGTCCTGGTCGAAAAAATCTTGGAGCCGGGGGAGGAGCTGCCGGCGGAATTCGCCTGCGAAGGAACCACCGGCTACGACGCCCTGGCAGACCTGGACCGCCTGCTGGTGGACCCGGCCGGCGAGGCTGCGTTGGACGCACTTGATGCACAGCTGCGCTCCGGCGAGCCTGCGGACTATGCGGCCATGATCCTGGGGACCAAGCGTGCCGTGGCGGATGGCATGCTGCGGTCCGAGATCCTGCGGCTGGCACGCCTTGTTCCCGCTTCCGCGAGTCTGTCCGAGGACGTCGCGGCCGATGCCCTGGCGCAGGTCATCGCGGCCTTCCCCGTGTACCGCACCTACCTGCCCACGGGTGAGGACGTGCTGCGCGAGGCCTGCGCGGCGGCGGCCCGCCAGCGCCCTGACCTGTCCAATGTGCTGGACGTGCTGCTGCCCCTGCTGCTGAAGCCCGGGACTGAACTGGGCCGACGTTTCCAGCAGACGTCCGGCATGGTGATGGCCAAGGGCGTGGAGGACACGGCCTTCTACCGCTACACGCGGCTGGGGACACTGACCGAAGTGGGAGCGGACCCGTCCCACTTCTCCCTTGCCCCGGAAGAATTCCACCGGCGGATGGCCGAGCGCCAGGAGTCCCTGCCGTTGTCCATGACCACATTGACCACGCACGACACCAAGCGCAGCGAGGACACCCGGGCACGGATCTCCGTGATCGCCGAGCTGCCGGACGAGTGGGCCGCAACTCTGGACACGCTTCGCGGGCTCGCCCCGGTGCCCGACGGCCCGTTCGAGAACCTGCTGTGGCAGGCCGTCATCGGTGCGTGGCCGGCGTCGCGGGAGCGGCTGCAGGCGTATGCGGAGAAGGCGGCCCGGGAAGCAGCCAACTCCACCACCTGGACGGATCCGGACGAAAAGTTCGAAGCACGGGTTAAGGCAGCGGTGGATGCAGTGTTCGACGACGCCCGGGTCACCACGGCGATCGAGGACTTCGTCGCCAGGACGGATGCCTTTGCCGCTTCCAACTCGCTGTCCCTGAAGCTGCTCCAGCTGACTATGCCAGGGGTCCCCGATGTGTATCAGGGCACCGAATTCCGGGACCGCTCGCTGGCCGACCCGGACAATAGGCGGGCAGTTGACTTCAAGCGCCGCGAAAGCGCCCTTGCCGCACTGGATGCCGGCACAAGTCCGGCGGACTTCCGCGACGAGGCCGCGAAACTGCTTCTGACCTCCCGGGCGCTGCGCCTCCGCCGGGATCGGCCCGAACTCTTCCAGGGCTACCGGCCCGTTCTGGCTTCCCACGCTGCGGCGGACCACCTGGTGGCCTTCGACCGCGGGGCGGACAGCAGCAGAACTGGTGCCTTGACCCTGGCGACGCGGCTTCCGGTCGGACTGGAACGCGCCGGCGGGTGGCGGGATACCGCCGTCGAACTATCCACCGCCATGCGGGACGAACTCACGGGACGAACGCACGGCCCCGGCCCGGTGCCGGTGGCCGGCATCCTCCAGCAATACCCTGTGGCGCTTCTCGCGCCCGTGAACGGAGACAACACATGA
- a CDS encoding D-alanyl-D-alanine carboxypeptidase family protein: protein MCHACVAGCPSGASRRSFARFLAAGAGLTVLAACTPEARSGVAPSSPSPAPAVTSASPTAGAVPSVESTTAAAEPPPQAPVPPSAALPRQFSLTDPASPWLVVNKHRPLAPADYVPADLVQPNVRLAVSGEAALLNSTTAAAAEAMFAAAAQDGVVMTLASGYRSYGTQVATYNGYVAARGQADADTASARPGYSEHQTGWSFDIGDGGGACGFQPCFADQPAAVWAKANGHLFGFVVRYPWMLHPITGYYYEPWHLRYIGVEAATDMATRGINTVEEYFGVEAAPGYL from the coding sequence GTGTGCCACGCCTGCGTGGCAGGCTGCCCCTCGGGGGCCAGCCGCCGCTCCTTCGCCCGCTTCCTTGCGGCCGGAGCCGGGCTGACGGTCCTGGCAGCTTGCACGCCGGAGGCACGGTCCGGGGTGGCGCCGTCGTCGCCCTCCCCCGCCCCTGCGGTGACTTCCGCGTCCCCCACGGCCGGCGCGGTCCCTTCAGTGGAAAGCACGACGGCGGCAGCTGAGCCGCCGCCGCAGGCTCCCGTGCCGCCGTCGGCAGCGCTGCCCCGCCAGTTCTCGCTGACGGATCCGGCCAGCCCGTGGCTGGTGGTCAACAAACACCGTCCGCTGGCGCCAGCGGACTACGTTCCGGCAGATCTGGTCCAGCCCAACGTCCGGCTGGCGGTTTCGGGCGAGGCGGCCCTGCTGAACAGCACGACGGCGGCGGCCGCGGAAGCGATGTTCGCCGCGGCCGCGCAGGATGGCGTGGTCATGACGCTCGCCAGCGGTTACCGCTCCTACGGCACGCAGGTGGCCACGTACAACGGCTATGTGGCAGCGCGGGGACAGGCCGATGCCGACACCGCAAGCGCCCGCCCCGGCTACTCGGAACACCAGACCGGCTGGTCGTTCGATATCGGCGACGGCGGCGGGGCGTGCGGCTTCCAGCCGTGCTTCGCTGACCAGCCGGCGGCAGTGTGGGCAAAGGCGAACGGCCACCTGTTCGGATTTGTGGTGCGGTATCCGTGGATGCTCCACCCGATCACCGGCTATTACTATGAGCCGTGGCACCTGCGGTACATCGGCGTGGAGGCCGCCACCGACATGGCGACCCGGGGCATCAACACTGTGGAGGAGTACTTCGGCGTGGAAGCGGCGCCGGGGTACCTGTGA
- the coaA gene encoding type I pantothenate kinase, producing MTSQRNEANGEGVSPFVELDRQTWSRLAAQMEQPLNEEDIVRLRGLGDPLDMKEIREVYLPLSRLLHLYVEAAGQLHSATTTFLGEQTQRTPFVIGVAGSVAVGKSTIARVLREMLRRWPGTPNVELVTTDGFLYPLAELKRRQLLERKGFPESYDRRALLRFVSEVKGGAEEVRAPWYSHVTYDIVPEKEVVVRRPDVLIVEGLNVLAPARPRHDGKQGLAVSDFFDFSIYVDAKTAYIEEWYVERFRRLQSTAFAQPESYFHRYATLSPTEAESTARDIWKRINEPNLEENVLPTRGRAQLVLTKDADHSIRRMLLRKV from the coding sequence GTGACTTCGCAACGCAATGAAGCGAACGGTGAGGGTGTCTCCCCGTTCGTTGAGCTGGACCGCCAGACTTGGTCCCGGCTCGCCGCCCAGATGGAGCAGCCCCTTAACGAAGAGGACATTGTCCGTCTGCGTGGCCTCGGCGATCCCCTGGACATGAAGGAGATCCGTGAGGTCTACCTGCCCCTGTCCCGGTTGCTGCACCTTTATGTGGAGGCCGCGGGCCAGCTTCATTCGGCCACCACCACCTTCCTGGGTGAGCAGACCCAGCGCACCCCGTTTGTCATTGGCGTGGCCGGCTCGGTGGCCGTGGGCAAGTCCACCATCGCCCGCGTGCTCCGGGAGATGCTGCGGCGCTGGCCCGGCACCCCCAACGTTGAGCTGGTCACCACCGACGGCTTCCTCTATCCCCTCGCCGAGCTCAAGCGCCGCCAGCTGCTGGAACGCAAGGGCTTCCCCGAGTCCTACGACCGCCGCGCGCTGCTGCGCTTTGTGAGTGAGGTCAAAGGCGGCGCGGAGGAAGTCCGGGCGCCCTGGTACTCCCACGTTACGTACGACATCGTTCCGGAGAAGGAAGTGGTGGTCCGCCGCCCGGACGTGCTGATTGTGGAGGGCCTGAACGTGCTGGCCCCGGCCCGCCCGCGCCACGACGGCAAGCAGGGCCTGGCCGTGAGTGATTTCTTCGACTTCTCCATCTATGTGGACGCCAAGACCGCCTACATCGAGGAGTGGTATGTGGAGCGGTTCCGCAGGCTCCAGAGCACCGCCTTCGCGCAGCCGGAGTCCTACTTCCACCGCTACGCAACGCTTTCCCCCACCGAGGCCGAGAGCACGGCCCGGGACATCTGGAAGCGCATCAACGAGCCCAACCTGGAGGAAAACGTCCTCCCCACGCGTGGCCGCGCCCAGCTGGTGCTGACCAAAGACGCGGACCACTCCATCCGCCGCATGCTTCTGCGGAAGGTTTAA
- the glgX gene encoding glycogen debranching protein GlgX, with amino-acid sequence MEIWPGTAYPLGATFDGTGTNFALFSERAEKIELCLFDDDGVETRFRLDEVDGYVWHGYIPQVQPGQKYGYRVHGPYDPDSGNRFNPNKLLLDPYAKAVHGQMDWDPALFSYNLGEPDSINNEDSAPHMMMGVVINPFFDWDGDHNLRIPYHKSVIYEAHVKGLTQLHPEIPEEQRGTYAGVAHPSVIAHLQKLGITAIELMPVHQFVNEGNLQDKGLSNYWGYNTIGFFAPQNTYSSTGDSGHQVQDFKAMVRTLHRAGIEVILDVVYNHTAEGNHLGPTLSFKGIDNASYYRLMEGDEKHYMDYTGTGNSLNVRQPHSLQLLMDSLRYWVTEMHVDGFRFDLASTLAREFYDVDKLSTFFELIQQDPVVSQVKLIAEPWDVGPGGYQVGNFPPQWTEWNGQYRDTVRDFWRGEPATLGEFASRLTGSADLYEHSGRRPVASINFVTAHDGFTLADLVSYNEKHNDANGEDNNDGESHNRSWNCGAEGPTDDPAVLGLRARQQRNFIASLLLSQGVPMLLHGDEMGRTQQGNNNGYCQDSELTWVNWENIDQPLVEFTAAVNALRAKHPTFRRSRFFDGRPVRRGEGERLPDIVWLDVDGDTMKPEDWDSGFGRSVGVFLNGDGIRGKDARGRRITDVNFLLYFNAHDDMVKFTLPADEYAPAWDIIIDTAGHNADTEPVQAGDALPVDAKSLVVLRAHTVPDVEPDHSVAASLAALSQTATSETESLSTPMVAEPGKTTKVGHRKGGAK; translated from the coding sequence ATGGAAATCTGGCCCGGAACGGCATATCCGCTTGGCGCCACTTTTGACGGGACCGGCACGAACTTCGCTTTGTTCAGCGAACGCGCCGAAAAGATCGAGCTGTGCCTCTTCGATGACGACGGCGTGGAAACCCGGTTCAGGCTCGACGAGGTGGACGGCTACGTCTGGCACGGCTACATCCCGCAGGTCCAGCCCGGCCAGAAATACGGCTACCGCGTCCACGGGCCCTACGACCCGGACTCCGGCAACCGCTTCAACCCCAACAAACTGCTCCTGGACCCGTATGCCAAGGCCGTGCACGGGCAGATGGACTGGGACCCGGCGCTCTTCTCCTACAACCTGGGCGAGCCGGACTCCATCAATAATGAGGACTCCGCGCCGCACATGATGATGGGCGTGGTGATCAACCCGTTCTTCGATTGGGACGGCGACCACAACCTGCGCATTCCGTACCACAAGTCGGTCATTTATGAGGCCCACGTCAAGGGCCTGACCCAGCTCCACCCGGAGATCCCCGAGGAGCAGCGCGGCACTTACGCCGGCGTGGCACACCCGTCCGTCATCGCGCACCTGCAGAAGCTGGGCATCACCGCGATCGAGCTGATGCCGGTGCACCAGTTCGTTAACGAGGGAAACCTGCAGGACAAGGGCCTGAGCAACTACTGGGGCTACAACACCATCGGCTTCTTCGCGCCGCAGAACACCTACAGCTCCACCGGCGACTCCGGCCATCAGGTCCAGGACTTCAAGGCGATGGTCCGCACCTTGCACCGCGCAGGCATCGAAGTGATCCTGGACGTGGTGTACAACCACACCGCCGAAGGCAACCATCTGGGCCCCACCCTGTCCTTCAAGGGCATCGACAACGCCTCCTACTACCGGTTGATGGAGGGCGACGAGAAGCACTACATGGACTACACAGGCACGGGCAACTCGCTCAACGTCCGCCAGCCGCACTCGCTGCAGCTGCTCATGGATTCCTTGCGGTACTGGGTCACCGAAATGCACGTGGACGGCTTCCGCTTCGACCTCGCTTCCACCCTGGCGCGCGAGTTCTACGACGTTGACAAGCTCTCCACCTTTTTCGAGCTCATCCAGCAGGATCCGGTGGTGTCCCAGGTCAAGCTCATCGCCGAGCCCTGGGACGTGGGTCCTGGCGGCTACCAGGTGGGCAACTTCCCGCCGCAATGGACGGAGTGGAACGGCCAGTACCGCGACACGGTCCGGGACTTCTGGCGCGGCGAACCGGCCACACTGGGCGAATTCGCGTCCCGCCTCACCGGCTCCGCCGACTTGTACGAGCACTCGGGCCGTCGGCCCGTGGCCTCCATCAACTTTGTCACCGCCCATGACGGCTTCACGCTTGCCGACCTGGTGTCCTACAACGAGAAGCACAACGACGCCAACGGTGAGGACAACAACGACGGCGAATCCCACAACCGGTCCTGGAACTGCGGGGCTGAAGGCCCCACCGACGATCCCGCCGTCCTCGGGCTGCGCGCCCGCCAACAGCGGAACTTCATCGCCTCGCTGCTCCTGTCCCAGGGTGTGCCCATGCTGCTGCACGGTGACGAAATGGGACGCACCCAGCAGGGCAACAACAACGGCTACTGCCAGGATTCGGAACTGACCTGGGTCAACTGGGAGAACATCGACCAGCCCCTCGTTGAATTCACCGCCGCCGTCAACGCGCTCCGCGCCAAGCACCCCACGTTCCGCCGGAGCAGGTTCTTCGACGGCCGCCCCGTCCGCAGAGGCGAAGGCGAACGGCTGCCGGACATCGTATGGCTTGACGTTGACGGCGACACCATGAAGCCGGAGGACTGGGACAGCGGCTTCGGCCGCTCCGTGGGCGTATTCCTCAACGGCGACGGCATCCGAGGCAAGGACGCCCGAGGCCGCCGGATCACGGACGTGAACTTCCTGCTGTACTTCAACGCCCACGATGACATGGTCAAGTTCACCCTGCCGGCCGACGAGTACGCGCCGGCCTGGGACATCATCATCGACACCGCCGGCCACAATGCGGACACCGAACCGGTCCAGGCCGGTGACGCTCTGCCGGTGGACGCAAAGTCGCTGGTGGTCCTGCGGGCCCACACCGTTCCCGATGTTGAACCGGACCATTCCGTAGCCGCGTCGCTTGCCGCGCTGTCGCAGACCGCCACGAGCGAGACCGAGTCCCTCAGCACACCCATGGTGGCCGAGCCCGGGAAGACCACGAAAGTGGGGCACCGGAAGGGCGGCGCCAAGTGA
- the glmS gene encoding glutamine--fructose-6-phosphate transaminase (isomerizing), translating to MCGIVGYVGHSAGRVNAGHSALDVVLEGLRRLEYRGYDSAGVAVVSEGSIESRKKSGKLSNLLAELEERPLPETTTGIGHTRWATHGGPTDQNAHPHLADGGKLALIHNGIIENFAELKRELVAKGYVFESETDTEVAAVLLGDIFRNKLGGVASDGGLTLAMQYACQRLEGAFTLLAVHADQPDVVVAARRNSPLVVGLGEGENFLGSDVSGFIDYTRRAVELGQDQIVTITADTVEITDFYGAPAEGKEYHVDWDPESAEKGGFPSFMEKEIHDQPDAVLQTLLGRSDVNGRLTLDELRIDPQLLKNVDKIIVLACGTSAYAGQVAKYAIEHWCRIATEVELSHEFRYRDPIVDENTLIVSISQSGETMDTLMAVRYAKEQGAKTVSICNTNGSTIPRESDAVLYTHAGPEIAVASTKAFLAQITAAYLLGLYLAQLRGNKFQGEIKDILADLNKIPAKIQRILDNEAQIKELGVSMADAKSVLFLGRHVGFPVAMEGALKLKELAYIHAEGFAAGELKHGPIALIEEGQPVFVVVPSPRGRDSLHAKVVSNIQEVRARGAKTIVIAEEGDEAVKAYAEHVFYIPETPVLLAPLLSTVPLQIFALALASAKGYDVDQPRNLAKSVTVE from the coding sequence ATGTGTGGAATCGTTGGATATGTGGGCCATTCTGCTGGCCGTGTGAATGCCGGTCACAGTGCGTTGGATGTAGTCCTTGAGGGATTGCGCCGTCTGGAGTATCGGGGTTACGACTCTGCAGGTGTCGCGGTGGTCTCCGAGGGGTCCATCGAGTCCCGGAAGAAGTCCGGCAAGCTGAGCAACCTCTTGGCCGAGTTGGAGGAGCGTCCGCTGCCGGAGACGACGACCGGCATCGGCCACACCCGCTGGGCCACGCACGGCGGGCCCACGGACCAGAACGCGCATCCGCACCTGGCCGACGGCGGCAAGCTGGCCCTGATCCACAACGGCATCATCGAAAACTTCGCCGAGCTCAAACGTGAGCTGGTGGCCAAGGGCTACGTGTTCGAGTCTGAGACGGACACCGAGGTCGCGGCCGTGCTGCTGGGCGATATTTTCCGCAACAAGCTCGGTGGTGTTGCGTCCGACGGCGGTCTGACGCTGGCGATGCAGTACGCCTGCCAGCGCCTTGAGGGTGCGTTCACGCTGCTGGCGGTCCACGCTGACCAGCCCGACGTCGTGGTTGCTGCCCGCCGCAACTCACCCCTGGTGGTGGGCCTGGGCGAGGGCGAGAACTTCCTGGGCTCGGACGTGTCCGGGTTCATCGATTACACCCGCCGTGCGGTGGAGCTGGGTCAGGACCAGATTGTCACCATCACCGCTGACACGGTGGAGATCACCGATTTCTATGGCGCCCCGGCCGAGGGCAAGGAATACCACGTTGACTGGGATCCGGAATCGGCGGAAAAGGGCGGTTTCCCGTCCTTCATGGAGAAGGAAATCCATGACCAGCCCGACGCCGTGCTGCAGACCCTGCTGGGCCGCTCGGACGTCAACGGCAGGCTGACCCTGGATGAGCTCCGCATTGACCCGCAGCTGCTGAAGAACGTTGACAAGATCATTGTGCTGGCCTGCGGCACGTCGGCGTATGCCGGGCAGGTGGCCAAGTACGCCATCGAGCACTGGTGCCGGATCGCCACCGAGGTGGAACTCTCCCACGAGTTCCGGTACCGGGACCCGATCGTGGACGAGAACACCCTGATCGTCTCCATCTCCCAGTCCGGGGAGACCATGGATACCCTGATGGCTGTCCGGTACGCCAAGGAACAGGGCGCCAAGACGGTCTCGATCTGCAACACCAACGGCTCCACCATCCCGCGTGAATCCGACGCCGTTCTGTACACGCACGCCGGCCCCGAAATCGCCGTGGCCTCCACCAAGGCGTTCCTGGCCCAGATCACGGCCGCGTACCTGCTGGGCCTGTACCTGGCGCAGCTGCGCGGGAACAAGTTCCAGGGCGAGATCAAGGACATCCTGGCGGACCTGAACAAGATCCCGGCCAAGATCCAGCGAATCCTGGACAACGAGGCGCAAATCAAGGAACTCGGCGTGTCCATGGCCGACGCGAAGTCTGTGCTGTTCCTGGGCCGCCACGTCGGCTTCCCGGTGGCCATGGAAGGTGCGCTGAAGCTCAAGGAGCTCGCGTACATCCACGCCGAGGGCTTCGCCGCCGGTGAACTCAAGCACGGCCCGATCGCGCTGATCGAGGAAGGCCAGCCCGTCTTCGTGGTGGTCCCGTCCCCGCGCGGCCGCGACTCCCTGCACGCCAAGGTGGTCTCGAACATCCAGGAAGTCCGGGCGCGCGGCGCCAAGACCATCGTGATCGCCGAAGAGGGCGACGAAGCAGTCAAGGCCTACGCCGAGCACGTCTTCTACATCCCGGAAACCCCCGTGCTGCTGGCCCCGCTGCTCAGCACCGTCCCGCTGCAGATCTTCGCCCTGGCACTCGCCTCGGCCAAGGGCTACGACGTGGACCAGCCCCGCAACCTCGCCAAGAGCGTCACCGTAGAGTAA
- a CDS encoding NAD(P)H-hydrate epimerase translates to MISAYTGTQIRAAEQPFLAAGMGDVLMQRASHGLANAVVHELQARRRRLYGASVAVLAGKGNNGGDGLFAASFLAARGMRTTAVLTAGTAHAEAQAAFERAGGRVHLLTESNASQLAAHVAGADVVIDAILGTGARGGLRGAAAGLVSGLSDLRLLAGDPGIVVACDIPSGVDADTGEAHAPVLSADVTVTFAAAKVGLLADPGADHAGRVHVVPIGIEDELPWPALRRFEPVELARLLPQPGRRSHKYSRGVLGVVAGSADYPGAAVLACRGALAAGAGMVRYLGPPEVADLVRQSCPEVVCTTGSVGETHVQAWLVGSGMGPGDTEQLRHARDAVESGLPVIADAGALPALPAVLAPQVILTPHAGELAALLQRLASSPDSPDFDPAPDRTAVESSTLGAARHAAVLTEATVLLKGATTLVASPFQDFYSQADGTAWLATAGSGDVLAGIIGALLAQLGPDVGRFRDAGIDPDERWAAIAALGASLHGLAGAAASGGGPLTAGRIADAVPDVWHKVSLLSKPADRKRNSHTHPLP, encoded by the coding sequence ATGATCAGCGCCTATACCGGAACCCAGATCAGGGCGGCAGAACAGCCGTTCCTGGCTGCCGGGATGGGCGATGTCCTGATGCAGCGGGCCTCCCACGGGCTCGCCAACGCCGTGGTCCACGAGCTTCAGGCACGCAGGCGGCGGCTTTACGGCGCCAGCGTGGCCGTCCTCGCAGGCAAGGGCAACAACGGGGGAGACGGCCTCTTCGCCGCCTCGTTCCTGGCCGCCAGGGGGATGCGTACGACGGCGGTGCTCACCGCCGGAACGGCCCATGCCGAGGCGCAGGCTGCCTTTGAGCGCGCCGGGGGGCGCGTACACCTCCTCACCGAATCCAACGCCAGCCAGCTGGCCGCACACGTGGCGGGTGCCGACGTCGTAATTGACGCAATCCTGGGGACGGGCGCCCGCGGCGGCCTTCGCGGAGCTGCAGCCGGCCTGGTGAGCGGCCTTTCGGATCTGCGGCTGCTGGCCGGGGACCCGGGGATTGTGGTTGCCTGCGATATCCCCAGCGGCGTTGATGCCGACACCGGGGAAGCCCATGCTCCGGTCCTGTCCGCGGATGTGACCGTCACTTTCGCCGCGGCCAAGGTGGGGCTCCTGGCGGACCCTGGCGCCGATCACGCCGGCCGCGTCCACGTGGTGCCTATCGGCATCGAAGACGAGCTGCCCTGGCCGGCGCTGCGCAGGTTTGAGCCGGTGGAGCTCGCCCGGCTCCTGCCCCAGCCCGGGAGGCGCTCGCACAAGTATTCCCGCGGCGTCCTGGGCGTCGTGGCCGGATCCGCCGACTATCCCGGCGCCGCCGTGCTGGCCTGCCGGGGTGCGCTGGCTGCCGGCGCGGGGATGGTCCGCTACCTGGGCCCGCCCGAGGTGGCCGACCTGGTGCGGCAGTCGTGCCCGGAGGTTGTGTGCACCACGGGCTCTGTCGGTGAGACGCACGTCCAGGCGTGGCTGGTGGGTTCGGGCATGGGTCCGGGCGATACTGAACAGCTCCGGCACGCCCGTGACGCCGTGGAATCCGGCCTGCCCGTGATCGCCGACGCCGGGGCGCTGCCCGCCCTGCCTGCGGTCCTGGCGCCGCAGGTGATTCTCACGCCGCACGCCGGCGAGCTGGCGGCCCTCCTCCAGCGGCTCGCCTCGTCCCCGGACAGCCCGGACTTTGATCCCGCCCCGGACCGTACCGCCGTCGAGTCCTCCACCCTCGGCGCGGCCCGGCATGCCGCCGTGCTCACCGAGGCCACCGTGCTGCTGAAGGGTGCCACCACCCTGGTCGCGTCGCCCTTCCAGGATTTCTACAGCCAGGCGGACGGCACGGCGTGGCTCGCCACCGCCGGAAGCGGCGACGTCCTGGCCGGGATCATCGGTGCGCTGCTCGCCCAACTGGGGCCCGACGTCGGGCGCTTCCGTGATGCGGGCATCGATCCGGACGAGCGCTGGGCGGCTATTGCCGCCCTCGGGGCCAGCCTCCACGGCCTCGCGGGAGCGGCCGCCTCCGGCGGCGGACCGCTGACTGCGGGCCGGATTGCGGACGCCGTACCAGACGTTTGGCATAAAGTCAGCCTGCTTAGTAAACCTGCGGACCGGAAACGTAATAGTCACACCCACCCGCTACCGTAG
- the mscL gene encoding large conductance mechanosensitive channel protein MscL, translated as MLTGFKNFIMKGNVVDLAVAVVMGAAFSAVVTSIVEGLLTPLIGRLFSAKGMAEMQWEGFMYGSVISSVISFLLVAASIYFVVVLPMNHMIELRNRKLGINKDVKEEAAEDPQIALLTEIRDSLQSRTP; from the coding sequence ATGCTTACAGGATTCAAGAATTTCATCATGAAGGGCAATGTCGTTGACCTTGCCGTAGCCGTTGTGATGGGCGCCGCATTCAGCGCCGTCGTCACCTCAATCGTCGAAGGTCTCCTCACACCCCTCATCGGACGCCTTTTCAGCGCGAAAGGCATGGCGGAAATGCAGTGGGAGGGCTTCATGTATGGGTCCGTCATCTCATCCGTCATTTCTTTCCTGCTGGTGGCCGCCTCCATCTACTTCGTGGTGGTACTTCCCATGAACCACATGATCGAGCTCCGTAACCGCAAGCTGGGAATCAACAAGGACGTCAAGGAAGAGGCTGCGGAAGACCCGCAGATCGCGCTCCTGACCGAGATCCGCGACTCGCTGCAGAGCCGTACCCCGTAA